From the Streptomonospora nanhaiensis genome, the window TCGGATCGTGCCGGGGCCGGGGCCGGGGCCCAGACCGGGGCTGGGGGCCGGGGGCGTGTGCGAGATGATCGGTGCTGGGGGACGGTCGCGGGGCAGGAGAGGTATCGGTTCGGGTTCGGGCGAGCCCGGCTCGGAGCCCTGCCGGTGCTGTTCAGTCCCGCTCGACCACGTCCAGCGTCCAAGGGCGCCCCCGCCGCTCCGGCTCGACCAGTTCGGTCCGATACCCGAGGTCGGAGAGGACGGCGGCTACCTCCTCGGGGGTGTCGGCGACCGTACCCGTACCCGTGGAGGCGGCTGCGGACGCGGCGAGGAGGTCGTGCGCGACGGCCCCGCGGGTCGCCTTGGCCATGTGGCTCACCACGCTGCGCCGCACCTGGCCGCCGGACACGGTCTCGCGCAGCACCCGCACCGCCACGGTCCGCTCGGCGGTCTCGCCGGTCGGGCGCCACGCGGCGGCGTAGGTGGACGAGCGGCAGTCCAGCAGCAGCCGGCCCTCGGCGCGCTTGGTCAGCAGGTCGCTCAGCCGTGCCCGCCAGAAGGCGGCCAGGGCGCCGATGCCCGGCAGGCGCACGCCCATCGACAGGCGGTAGGGCGGGACGCGGTCCTGCGGTCCCACCGCGCCCCACAGGCCCGAGAAGACCAGCACGGAGTCGGCAATCCGGCGCGCGGTGGCCGGGTCGGCGGCGAGCAGTTCGGGCAGCCGCAGGCGGTCGTAGAGGACGCCGGTGTAGAGGTCGGCGGCCCGCAGGGTGGGTGCGGTGGGGAGCGCCGCGTTGCGCCGGAGGGCTTCACCCGCCTGTGCGGCCGACAGCCCCAGCACCGCGCGCGCGTGCTCCTCGGGGCCCCGGCACAGCTCCACCAGTTCCGCCATCACCGCCTCCCGGGCCTCCGCGACCTCCGGAAGCGCCAGCGCGGCCACGTCCACGGGCGCGCCGTCGCCTTCGGCGGCCTTGCCTTCGGAGGGCGGCAGCAGGATGAGCATGCGGGTCGTCTCCCAGCCTCGGAGTCGTCGGGGGTTCGGTCGGTCAGGGGCGGTCGTTGGGGCGGTCGTTCAGTCGGTCCGGCGTGAGTGCGCGCACGGTGTTCGCGGGGACGGGCGAGGGCGGCCGGGGTGGCCGGGTGGCGGCGCGGACACACGGCGGAGTCCTCCCAGCGTCCGGGCCTGAAGCCGCCCGTCGCCCAGGATAGGGCGGTCGGCATGGGCGCCGTGCGGGGACGGGCGGTGTCTCTGGGAGGATTGGCGTTTTGAGCTGTTTGCCGGGTTCGGCGGTGTGCGGTGCACGCGGCCAGGCGGCTCGCGCGTGGCGCATGTTCAGCGCGGTGCCCGGGGACGGGGCGGGAAACGGAGGGGGGGCCATGGAGGCGCGGACCGAACGGTGGGCGAGGAGGCTTGCCGAGGACTGGCCGGCGGAGGAGTCGGTCACGCGCGGCGGCTGGCGCCTGGCGTTCAGCGAGGGCGTGACCAGGCGCGCGAACTCCGCCACTCTGCTCGGTTCGCGGGAGGAGGCGCGCCAGAAAGACGGAGGCGACGGAGGTGGGGAAGCGGTCGGGCTGGAGGAGGTGGAGGCGTTCTACGCCGAGCGCGGCCGGCCCGCCTGCGTCCACGTCTGGGCCGACCAGACCGACCTCGACGCGTCGCTCGCCCGCCGGGGGTACACGGCAGAGGGCGCCACGCTGGTGATGGCCCGCGATCTGTCCGAGCGTCCGCAGCGGTCGGGGCAGGGGGAGGGCGGCGCCGAGGCCGCAGAGGTCGCCGAGGTCGCGGTGCTGCCCCGGCCCGATGACGCGTGGAACGCCCTGTGGCCCGATGCCGAGGTGGCCGCGTCCAAGGTGCCCGCCATTCTGCGGATCATGGGCCGTGTTCCGGTGATGGGCTACGCCATCGAGTCATCGGGCGCCGCGCGCGGTTGCGCGACGCTCGCGGGGGAGTGGACCGGCGTCTACGGCATGGCCACGCGGGAGGCGGAGCGCGGGAAGGGCCTGGCGGGGGCCGTCCTGGACGCCCCACTGGGCCTACGACAAGGGTGCCCGGCACGCCTACCTCCTCGTGGAGGAGGACAACGCCCCGGCGCTGCGCACCTACACGCGAGCCGGTTTCGCGGAGGTCTACGCCTACCACTACAGAGTCCGCCGCCAGGGCTGACGGGAGTCGGCGCTGACCGGCGTCCGCCCGCCTGAACCGGTTCCGCCCCAACCGGTGAAGGCAGCGACGGGGCGCCGAGGACAGCGGACGGCCGGGCCCGCGCCCATCGGCCGGTCGAGCGATGGCTGGCCGCACGACGTGGGCCCAAGGACAGCCCTCCCTCGGCGCCCACCCCTCTACCGCCACCCGCGCACGCGGGGATGGGACGATTCCGCTCGCCGTATCGCGGTGCTTGAGGAGGCCTTCCTCGTGCCGGGTGGTTTCGTGGTGGTTTGCCCGTTGCTTGTCTCGGAATGTGAGACGAAAGGCGGGCTGGGCGACGAGTTAGCGTTCTCGACCGGGCGGGGTGGCCGAAAGCGCGGACTCGTCGGCCTTGAATTCGGGTGAAACGGTCATACCGGGCGTGGGATGCGGTGTGTTGTCTCACAATGTGGTCACCGAGGGGCTTGGAGTGGGGGCTTGGGCCCTCTGAGGGCTTGGAGTGAGGGGGTAAAGCGGGCATAGGGGGTGAATCGGCGCCTTGGGGGGCGACGATCTTGGGCTTTTTGACCCCCCGTCCGGCTCTGCGTGTGGCTGGAGGGCTTCGCGGTGTCCGTCCGCTCCGACTCTCCGGTGCCCCGTTCTTCAGGCGGCGCGGTGCTCGCTCGTCCTGCCATGGTGCCTGTCCGGTCCGGGCCCTGGGGCGGGCGCCCGGCCCGCTCGCTGCTGGACTTTGGTGGCTGGCTGGCTGGCTGGCGGGTGGGGGCGGGCTGGCTCGGGCTTCCTCGTGCGCCCTCGGGGGTGGCGCGGGGCTGGTCATCGGCTTGGGGAAGCGATTTCCGGCGTCTGGTGGCCAGCGGTCAGCGGCTGGCGGTCGGCGGTCGTGGCCAGCGGCCGACGACCGGCGGCCGGTGCCCCCGCCCACGCCGTCGCCGCCTCGTTGGGGCCGGCGGGCCTGGAGGGGGAGGCGTTGCCGTCACGGCGGGACGGAGCAGACGGAACCGCACGGTATGGCTGGCGGGCATACGAAAACGGCGGCGGCCCCCGGTCGGGGGCCGCCGCCGTAACGCCTGTGGCGGGATGAACTAACGCTCCTCGTCGGCGGACGTGGCCGGTTCCTTCTGCAGCCGGCTGGTTTCGTCCTGGATCTCCGAGGCGATCTTGCGGATGGAGTCGTCATGCTTACGCATGTGATGCGCGCAGAACAGCAGTTCGCCACCGGAGTTGAGAACCACTCGGACGTACGCCTGCGCACCACAACGGTCGCAACGGTCAGCAGCCGTCAGCGGCTGGGTGGGGGCAAGGGTTCCAGTCACTTCGCCTTCCTCAATACTCGGCGCTAGTCACTCAGCACAACATCTAACCGGACGGAGAGCTTCCCAACCAGCCCTTCTGTACGCCGTCAGCGGAATCGCCCTTCTCCAGGGGGTTTTCTGGGGCATTTCGGGCCAATCGCGTGACGGATCCCACCCATGTTCACCTACTGTCACCCCTCGGTCGGGCCTGGGTGGACTTTCGGCGGACCCTTTGTGGTGCTCCCGTGGTCCTCCGGTGGTGCCCCCGGCCGCCTCCCCCCTCCCAAGCCCCCACCCCCACCCTCCCGGTGCCCTCCCGGCGGCCCGGCCCACCCCCTCCCGCGCCCCTCCGGGGCGCCTGCGGCCGCCCCCGGCGGGCCGGATTCGCCGGTGGGAACGGGGTTGTGAAGCGGCGCGGGAGCGGGGCGGCCGTAATTTAAGGTGGTAACCTCGCGCGTGGTGTGGACGTGATGATCAGGCGACCGTCCCGCCGCGGTCGGGTGAACCGCAGCCCACGGGCCTGCGACCACTCTCCGGCGGCGGAAACGCGCTCGTGTTGCGCGCGCCGCCCGGGGCGGTCCCGGGCCATTCGGCGCAGGCCACCAGGCACGCACCCCGCGTGCCGGGCGGTGCCGCGCTCCTGTCACACCGATGCGTCATGCTGGCGGCACGCGTCTGCCCGACGCGAACCGCCGCCGCCCCCGTCCGCTGTCCGCCCGCGTCCAGCGTCCGCCCGCACCCGGGCGCGCCGACCTGTCCTGCAGGAGATTCACACGTGACCGCCCTTACCGCAGCCGTCGATGAGCCCGAGGAATACTCCGCGCGGCATCTTTCGGTCCTGGAAGGACTTGAGGCGGTCCGCAAGCGTCCCGGTATGTACATCGGGTCCACGGACAGCCGCGGACTGACCCACTGCATGTGGGAGATCATCGACAACTCCGTCGACGAGGCCCTCGGCGGCTACTGCACGCGCATCGACGTGGTGCTGCACCGCGACGGCTCCGTCGAGGTCCGCGACAACGGGCGCGGCATCCCCGTCGACATCGAGCCCCGGTCCGGCCTGTCGGGCGTGGAGCTGGTCATGACCAAGCTGCACGCCGGCGGCAAGTTCGGCACCGGCGCCTACACCGCCTCCGGCGGTCTGCACGGCGTGGGCGCCTCGGTGGTCAACGCGCTCTCGGCGCGCCTGGACGTCGAGGTCGACCTCCAGGGCCACACCCACGCCATGAGCTTCCGCCGGGGCATCCCCGGCCGCTTCGCCGAGCCCGGCCCCGACGCCGACTTCACCCCGGCCAGCGGCCTGGAGAAGACCCGCCGCGTCGCCAAGAAGGTCACCGGCACCCGCATCCGCTTCTGGGCGGACCGCCAGATCTTCCTCAAGGACGCCGACATCACGCGCGAGTCCCTGCTCGACCGCGCGCGCCAGACCGCGTTCCTCATCCCCGGCCTGACCATCGCCGTGCGCGACGAGCGCGACCCCGAGGCCCCCGCCTTCGAGGAGGAGTTCCGCTTCGACGGCGGCATCGGGGAGTTCTGCGCCTACCTGGCGCCCGACGAGGCCGTCAACGACGTGCTGCGCATCCAGGGCACCGGCCACTTCACCGAGACCGTCCCGGTGCTGGACGACCAGGGCCACATGACCCCCACCGACGTCGACCGCCGGCTCGACGTCGACATCGCCCTGCGCTGGGGCACCGGCTACGAGACCACCGCCCGCTCCTTCGTCAACGTCATCGCCACCCCCAAGGGCGGCACCCACATGGCCGGCTTCGAGCGGGCCCTGGTGCGCGTGGTCAACGACCAGCTGCGCGCAACCAAGCTGCTCAAGACCAACGACGACCCCGTGACCAAGGAGGACGTCCTCGAAGGGCTCACCGCCGTGGTCACCGTGCGGCTGCCCGAGCCGCAGTTCGAGGGCCAGACCAAGGAGATCCTGGGGACCTCGGCGGCCTCCCGCATCGTCTCCCAGGTGGTGGGCAAGGAGCTGCGCACGTTCCTGACCTCCACCAAGCGCACCGAGAAGCAGCAGGCCCGCGCGGTGCTGGAGAAGATCGTCAACGCCGCCAAGGCGCGCATCGCCGCCCGCCAGCAGCGCGAGACCCAGCGCCGCAAGAACGCGCTGGAGAGCTCGGCGCTGCCGGCCAAGCTGGTCGACTGCCGCAGCGAGGGACTGGAGCGCAGCGAGCTGTTCATCGTCGAGGGCGACTCCGCCCTGGGCACCGCCAAGCTCGCCCGCGACTCCGAGTTCCAGGCGCTGCTGCCCATCCGCGGCAAGATCCTCAACGTGCAGAAGTCCTCGCTGTCGGACATGCTGAAGAACGCCGAGTGCGCGGCGATCCTCCAGGTCATCGGCGCGGGCTCGGGGCGGTCCTTCGACCTCGACGCCGCCCGCTACGGCCGGGTCATCCTGATGGCCGACGCCGACGTCGACGGCGCGCACATCCGCTGCCTGCTGCTGACCCTCTTCTACCGCTACATGCGCCCGATGCTGGAGGCCGGCCGGGTGTTCGCCGCGGTGCCGCCGCTGCACCGCATCGAGCTGACCAACATCCGCCGCAAGCGCGGGGCCAAGCCCGAGGACCGCTACGTCTACACCTACTCCGACGCCGAACTCCACCGCAAGCTGCTGGAGCTGGAGAAGAAGGGCATGAGCTGGAAGGAGCCGGTGCAGCGGTACAAGGGCCTGGGCGAGATGGACGCCGACCAGCTCGCCGAGACCACCATGGACCCCCGCCACCGCACCCTGCGGCGCATCCGGGTGGAGCACGCCGAGGAGGCCGCCAAGGTCTTCGACCTGCTCATGGGCAACGAGGTCGCGCCGCGCCGGGAGTTCATCGCCCAGGGCGCCCGCGAACTCGACCTCGCCCGCATCGACACCTGATCCGGGGCGGCGGCCGCTGCCCCCGCAGCCCCGGGAAGACGGCTTTCGGCCCCGGTCCCTCCGCCCTCGGGCGGCGCGGCCGGGGCCGCCGTCGTGCCGGGTCGGCGGGGCGGCCGCCGTGCCGTGGCGACCGGGACGGCACCCGCCGGATACGGTCAGCCCCGGGGCTCCACCGGCGGCGGCGCCCACTCGCCCGTGGCCAGGAACCGCTCGATCGCGGCGGTGTAGGGCGCGGGGTCCAGGCCCTTGGCGGCCACCCAGGCGTCGTCGTAGTAGCTGTGCCGGTAGCGCTCGCCGCCGTCGCAGATCAGCGTGACCACGCTGCCGCGCCGCCCCTCGCGCAGCATCCGCGCGACCAGGTGCCACACGCCCCACAGGTTGGTGCCGGTGGAGCCGCCCGCGCACAGGCCGGTGACGGCGTTCAGGTGGCGCATGGCCGCGATGCTGGCGGCGTCGGGCACCGGGATCATCAGGTCGATCACCGAGGGCACGAAGCTGGGCTCCATGCGCGGCCGGCCGATGCCCTCGATGCGCGAGGGCATGCCGGTGGCGTAGTCGGCGGCGCCGGTGGCCCAGCCGGGAAAGAACGCGGAGTTCTCCGGGTCGACCACGGCCAGGCGTGTGTGGTGCCGCCTGTAGCGCAGGTAGCGGCCGATGGTGGCCGAGGTGCCGCCGGTTCCCGCGCCCACCACGATCCACTCGGGAACGGGGTGGCGCTCCATGGCCATCTGCTCGAACACCGACTCGGCGATGTTGTTGTTGCCGCGCCAGTCGGTGGCCCGCTCGGCGTAGGTGAACTGGTCCATGTAGTGGTAGCCGGGCTGGGCGGCCAGGCGCTCGGCCTCGGCGTACATCTCGACGGGGATGTCCACGAACCGGCAGGTGCCGCCGTAGCGCTCGATGAGCGCGATCTTCTCGGGGCTGGTCTTGCGCGGCATCACGGCGACGAAGTCCAGCCCGAGCAGCCGCGCGAAGTACGCCTCGGAGACGGCGGTGGAGCCGGAGCTGGCCTCGACGACCGTGGTGTGCTCGTCGATCCACCCGTTGGCCAGCGCGTAGAGGAACAGGGAGCGCGCCAGGCGGTGCTTGAGGCTGCCGGTGGGGTGCACCGACTCGTCCTTGAGGTAGAGGTCGATGCCCCATTCGGCGGGCAGCGGGAACGCGTGCAGGTGGGTGTCGGCCGAGCGGTTGGCGTCGGCCACCACCTTGCGCACGGCGTCGTCCGCCCACGCGCGGGCGCGGGGGTCGCAGCGCTCCACCCAGGGCTGGTGGGAGTCGTCGGCCGGTGCGGTCATGGTCGCGACCCTACCGGCCGCCGCCCCCGCACACAGGACGGGCCCTCCCGAGGGAGGGCCCGCGTGGTCTCCGTGAGGGGTGCGGCGGTGCTCCGGCGGCCGGGGGCCGGGGGCCGGCCGGGGAGCGGACGCGGCCCGCAAGGGGGCCTAGTCCAGCGAGCCGCCCGACATCGCGGCGTGCATCCGGCGGTAGGTGGCGGCCTCGTCGTCGCGGTTCTGGCGCTCCAGCGACCGGGCGAGGGCGATGTGCGCCCAGCTGTCGCAGGGGTCGAGTTCGATGATCCTGCGGAAGGTGTCCTCGGCCTTGCCGAGCTGCGCCGAGTGGAAGTAGGCGCGGCCCAGGAGTTCGAGGATGGACCGGCTGCCGGGCTCGTCCTCGGCGATGGGCTCCAGGACGCGCGCGGCCTCTATGGGGTCGCCCAGGTCGAAGTACATCTTGCCGCGGTTGAACGTCTCGTAGGTCGTCTCCTTCACGGGCACTCCCTTCGTCCCGCATCACAACGGCGATGCGCGAGGCCCTATTCCCTGGTAAGGGCGGGCACGCGGGAGGCGGTGCCCTACAGGTCGGCGGGCGACACCCGGCCGGTGGCGACGTCGTAGACCGCTCCGGCGACCTCCAGGCCCTCGGGCAGCAGCGGGTGGTGGCGGATCCGCTCCAGGTCGCGGCGCAGCGCCCCGAGCTGGTCGCTGTCGGTGCCGAAGTCGAGGCTGCGGGTGTCGACGCCGTGCTCGCGCTCGATCAGGTCGTGGACCTCGGCGTCGCCCGACACCGAGGCCATCTTGCACCGGGTGTGCGGCATGACCAGGACCCGCGTGATGTCGAGCAGGTAGGCGCCCACCACGAGGTTGGCCAGGACGTTGTCGGTGACCCGCCCGCCGGCGTTGCGCAGGATCTTGGCGTCGCCCAGGGACAGCCCCAGCGCCGCCAGCGGGTCGATGCGGGAGTCCATGCACGTCACCACGGCCAGGCCGCGCGCGGCGCGCGGGGCGAGGTCGGCGTACCGGAAGCGGGCGGCGTAGTCGGCGTTGGCCGTGAATACGTCGTCGAATGCGCTGGTCGCAGTCTGCTCCTGGGAACTCGGCGAAACGTGTCGGTTGTCGGGGGGCGCTGGGGGCCCGCGGGGGGGGAGGGAGGAGGGCGAGCGGCGGGGCGGGCCCGGCGGGCGCCGCCGGTCCGCTGCGCGGACCGGCGGCGCCCGGGGTCAGCCGGCGGGTGTGCCCGCGGCGACGTGGGTGTCGTGGCGGCCGGTGCCGATGGTGGCGATGGCCCGCGGCAGGGGTTCGCCGGAGCCGTCGCGCCGCTGGTCGAGGTCGGGCAGCCGGATCGGGCCGCCGTCGGCCCTGGCGGCGCGGGCGGGCGCCCGCCCGACCCAGGCCAGGACGAGGGAGTCCTCGCCCTTGAGGAACCGCTGGCAGCGGACGCCGCCGGTGCCGCGTCCCTTGGCGGGGTAGACCTCGAACGGGGTGACCTTGGCCGATCCGGCCCCGGTGCCGGGCAGTTCGGTGGACCCGGCGGCGACGGTGAGCACCACGGAGTCCTCGGGCACCGACACCGCGCCGAACCAGATGGCCCGGGCGCCCTCGGGCAGCCGCACCCCGGCCACGCCCCCGGCGGGCCGGCCCTGCGGGCGCACGGTGTCGGCGGAGAACCGCAGCAGCTGGGCCTCGGAGGTGATGAAGACGAGGTCCTCCTCGCCGGTGACCAGCTGGGTGGCGCCGATGACGCGGTCGCCCTCGCGCAGGTTGATGACCTCGAAGTCGTCCTTGTTGGGCGGGGAGTCGGAGGCCACCCGCTTGACCACGCCCTGGGCGGTGCCCAGCGCGATGCCGGGACCGTCGTTGTCGAGCGCGGCGACCGACACCACCCGCTCGTCCTCGGCCAGCTCCACGAAGTCCGACACGGGCAGGCCCGAGGCGGTGGGCGGGGCGTCGGCGGAGTCGGCGGGAAGCTCGGGCAGCTCCAGCACCGGCACCCGGATGACCCGGCCGAGGTCGGTGATCACGCCGATGTCGGCCCGCGAACTGGTGGGCACCGACGCCGCGACGGAGTCGTGGCGGGTGCGCAGGCCCTCGTAGACGGGCGGCAGGCGGTCGCCGGCGGTGCGGCCCAGCAGCCCCGTGGCGCTGAGCAGCACGTGGCAGGGGTCGTCGCCCAGCTCCAGCGGGATGGCGGCGCTGCGGGTCTCGCCGGTGCTCTCCTGGAGCACGGTGCGCCGCGGCGTGGCGTACTCCTTGGCGACCTCGCCCAGCTCCTTGGAGACCAGCCGGCGCAGCTTGGTGTCGGACTCCAGGATCGCGGTCAGCTCCTCGATCTCCTTGTTGAGCTGGTCGCGCTCGGTCTCCAGCTCCAGCCGGTCGTACTTGGTGAGCCGGCGCAGGGGGGTGTCGAGGATGTAGCGGGCCTGGGTGTCGGACAGCTCGTAGGCCGACATCAGCCGCTCGCGGGCCTGGGCGGAGTCCTCGGACTCCCGGATCAGCGCGATGACGGCGTCGATGTTGAGCAGCGCCACCAGCAGGCCGGCCACCAGGTGCAGCCGCTCGCGGCGCTTGGCCCGGCGGTGCTCGCTGCGGCGCCGCACGACCTCCAGGCGGTGGTCGACGAACACCTGGAGGAGTTCGCGCAGGCCCAGCGTGCGCGGCTGGCCGTCGACCAGCGCGACGTTGTTGATGCCGAAGCTCTCCTCCATGGGGGTGAGCCGGTACAGCTCCTCAAGGACGGCCTCGGGGTTGAAGCCGTTCTTCAGCTCGATGACCAGCCGCAGGCCCTGGTTGCGGTCGGTGAGGTCCTTGAGGTCGGAGATCCCCTGCAGCCGCTTGGCCTGCACCAGCTCCTTGATGCGGCTGACGACGCGCTCGGGCCCGATGTTGTAGGGGAGTTCGGTGACGACCAGCCCGGTGCGGCGCGGCGAGACCTTCTCGATGGAGACGGTGGCGCGGGTGCGGAAGGTGCCGCGGCCCTTGACGTAGGCGTCGCGCACGCCGTCGAGGCCCACGATGGTGCCGCCGGTGGGCAGGTCGGGCCCGGGGATGAACTCCATCAGGTCGGCGAGCGTGGCGTCGGGGTGGGCGATGAGGTGCCGCGCCGCGGCGATGACCTCGCCCAGGTTGTGCGGGGCCATGTTCGTGGCCATGCCCACCGCGATGCCCGAGGCGCCGTTGACCAGCAGGTTGGGGAACGCCGCCGGCAGGACCTCGGGCTCGGTCTCCTGGCCGTCGTAGTTGGACTGGAAGTCCACGACGTCCTCGTCGATCGAGGCCACCATCAGCTGGGCCGCGCGGGCCATGCGGGCCTCGGTGTAGCGCATGGCCGCCGGCGCGTCGTCGCCGCCCAGCGAGCCGAAGTTGCCGTGGCCGTCGACCAGCGGCACGCGCATGGCGAAGGGCTGGCTCAGCCGGACCATGGCGTCGTAGATGGGGGTGTCGCCGTGGGGGTGCAGCTTGCCCATGACCTCGCCCACCACGCGGGCGCACTTGACGTGGGCGCGGTCGGGCCGCAGGCCCATCTCGTTCATCT encodes:
- the yaaA gene encoding peroxide stress protein YaaA; its protein translation is MLILLPPSEGKAAEGDGAPVDVAALALPEVAEAREAVMAELVELCRGPEEHARAVLGLSAAQAGEALRRNAALPTAPTLRAADLYTGVLYDRLRLPELLAADPATARRIADSVLVFSGLWGAVGPQDRVPPYRLSMGVRLPGIGALAAFWRARLSDLLTKRAEGRLLLDCRSSTYAAAWRPTGETAERTVAVRVLRETVSGGQVRRSVVSHMAKATRGAVAHDLLAASAAASTGTGTVADTPEEVAAVLSDLGYRTELVEPERRGRPWTLDVVERD
- a CDS encoding DNA gyrase/topoisomerase IV subunit A; translation: MARTTSPPPPEDLAEKIIDIDVSEEMRGSFLEYAYSVIYQRALPDARDGLKPVQRRILYQMNEMGLRPDRAHVKCARVVGEVMGKLHPHGDTPIYDAMVRLSQPFAMRVPLVDGHGNFGSLGGDDAPAAMRYTEARMARAAQLMVASIDEDVVDFQSNYDGQETEPEVLPAAFPNLLVNGASGIAVGMATNMAPHNLGEVIAAARHLIAHPDATLADLMEFIPGPDLPTGGTIVGLDGVRDAYVKGRGTFRTRATVSIEKVSPRRTGLVVTELPYNIGPERVVSRIKELVQAKRLQGISDLKDLTDRNQGLRLVIELKNGFNPEAVLEELYRLTPMEESFGINNVALVDGQPRTLGLRELLQVFVDHRLEVVRRRSEHRRAKRRERLHLVAGLLVALLNIDAVIALIRESEDSAQARERLMSAYELSDTQARYILDTPLRRLTKYDRLELETERDQLNKEIEELTAILESDTKLRRLVSKELGEVAKEYATPRRTVLQESTGETRSAAIPLELGDDPCHVLLSATGLLGRTAGDRLPPVYEGLRTRHDSVAASVPTSSRADIGVITDLGRVIRVPVLELPELPADSADAPPTASGLPVSDFVELAEDERVVSVAALDNDGPGIALGTAQGVVKRVASDSPPNKDDFEVINLREGDRVIGATQLVTGEEDLVFITSEAQLLRFSADTVRPQGRPAGGVAGVRLPEGARAIWFGAVSVPEDSVVLTVAAGSTELPGTGAGSAKVTPFEVYPAKGRGTGGVRCQRFLKGEDSLVLAWVGRAPARAARADGGPIRLPDLDQRRDGSGEPLPRAIATIGTGRHDTHVAAGTPAG
- a CDS encoding DUF7455 domain-containing protein, with translation MTGTLAPTQPLTAADRCDRCGAQAYVRVVLNSGGELLFCAHHMRKHDDSIRKIASEIQDETSRLQKEPATSADEER
- a CDS encoding GNAT family N-acetyltransferase, cg3035/Rv0428c family is translated as MEARTERWARRLAEDWPAEESVTRGGWRLAFSEGVTRRANSATLLGSREEARQKDGGDGGGEAVGLEEVEAFYAERGRPACVHVWADQTDLDASLARRGYTAEGATLVMARDLSERPQRSGQGEGGAEAAEVAEVAVLPRPDDAWNALWPDAEVAASKVPAILRIMGRVPVMGYAIESSGAARGCATLAGEWTGVYGMATREAERGKGLAGAVLDAPLGLRQGCPARLPPRGGGQRPGAAHLHASRFRGGLRLPLQSPPPGLTGVGADRRPPA
- a CDS encoding DNA gyrase/topoisomerase IV subunit B, which codes for MTALTAAVDEPEEYSARHLSVLEGLEAVRKRPGMYIGSTDSRGLTHCMWEIIDNSVDEALGGYCTRIDVVLHRDGSVEVRDNGRGIPVDIEPRSGLSGVELVMTKLHAGGKFGTGAYTASGGLHGVGASVVNALSARLDVEVDLQGHTHAMSFRRGIPGRFAEPGPDADFTPASGLEKTRRVAKKVTGTRIRFWADRQIFLKDADITRESLLDRARQTAFLIPGLTIAVRDERDPEAPAFEEEFRFDGGIGEFCAYLAPDEAVNDVLRIQGTGHFTETVPVLDDQGHMTPTDVDRRLDVDIALRWGTGYETTARSFVNVIATPKGGTHMAGFERALVRVVNDQLRATKLLKTNDDPVTKEDVLEGLTAVVTVRLPEPQFEGQTKEILGTSAASRIVSQVVGKELRTFLTSTKRTEKQQARAVLEKIVNAAKARIAARQQRETQRRKNALESSALPAKLVDCRSEGLERSELFIVEGDSALGTAKLARDSEFQALLPIRGKILNVQKSSLSDMLKNAECAAILQVIGAGSGRSFDLDAARYGRVILMADADVDGAHIRCLLLTLFYRYMRPMLEAGRVFAAVPPLHRIELTNIRRKRGAKPEDRYVYTYSDAELHRKLLELEKKGMSWKEPVQRYKGLGEMDADQLAETTMDPRHRTLRRIRVEHAEEAAKVFDLLMGNEVAPRREFIAQGARELDLARIDT
- a CDS encoding PLP-dependent cysteine synthase family protein; the protein is MTAPADDSHQPWVERCDPRARAWADDAVRKVVADANRSADTHLHAFPLPAEWGIDLYLKDESVHPTGSLKHRLARSLFLYALANGWIDEHTTVVEASSGSTAVSEAYFARLLGLDFVAVMPRKTSPEKIALIERYGGTCRFVDIPVEMYAEAERLAAQPGYHYMDQFTYAERATDWRGNNNIAESVFEQMAMERHPVPEWIVVGAGTGGTSATIGRYLRYRRHHTRLAVVDPENSAFFPGWATGAADYATGMPSRIEGIGRPRMEPSFVPSVIDLMIPVPDAASIAAMRHLNAVTGLCAGGSTGTNLWGVWHLVARMLREGRRGSVVTLICDGGERYRHSYYDDAWVAAKGLDPAPYTAAIERFLATGEWAPPPVEPRG
- a CDS encoding tetratricopeptide repeat protein; translation: MKETTYETFNRGKMYFDLGDPIEAARVLEPIAEDEPGSRSILELLGRAYFHSAQLGKAEDTFRRIIELDPCDSWAHIALARSLERQNRDDEAATYRRMHAAMSGGSLD